The Natrinema pellirubrum DSM 15624 region CTACCTGGGGTATCCGCTGGCCCACTACGCGGCCGGTGAGACGGCGACGCTGCTGTCGGAATACGACATCGTCGGGGCCGTCGATGACGCGCGACGCGGGGCCGCGTTCCTGGGCCTGATCGAGGACCGGCCGGGCCTCGAGGGCGATTCCCTGACCCCGCTGGGCGAGGAAGTCGTCCGGTTCGCGAAGAGTCACAGCGGGTCGGTCGAGGCGGCGCTTTCGGAGTTCGCGGACTGGTACCGATCGCGGAAACGGTTCGTCGACCTCGCGCCGGCGTGGGGCCGGCTCGTCCGGCGGGTCCTCTTCGACTACGAGGCGACGGGCCTGCTCGTCCGGGAACTCCAGCACATGTACGAGGACGGGATCGCCGACCCGTCGCTGGTCGACGTCGTCGAATATCTCCACGAACTCCACCCCTCCTTCACCGTCGAGCTGTTCGTCCGCGGCGACGACGGCGTCCGCGGCCGGGTCCTGACCGACGACGGCGACCTCCGGCGAGCGCCGCTCGAGGACGGGTCGATCTACCACTCGCCGACCGTCTTCCAACTGAAGACGATGCTGTTCCACGCGGGGATTCTCGCCGAGCGCGGGACCGAGCCGCATCGGCTCGAACCGCTCGCGGATAGCTGGGCGCTTCGGGAGCCGGTGTGATCGCTTCGAGCGGCCGCTCGGTGATCTCCTCAATCAGTACTCTTTCCGCGTTGGTTCCCGAACTAACGATATAGCGGACGGCTTCGACCGACGACGATCTCGACACGGACTGCCGATCACACGTCTACGACCACGGCAGGTGACACATCATGCCCACCACAAACGTACTCCTGGTCACGATCGGGGACGGCGACGGACTGTACGAGGAGGGCCTCGAGGCGATTCGAACGCTGCGGGGCGGCGAGTCCGTCGACCGACCGGCGACGGTAACGTTCGCGAACGAGCGACAGCTAAGCGACGTGTTCAACGAGCGAACGTACACGCTGCTTCGCGTGATCCGCGACGAACACCCCGATAGCATCCGCGAGACGGCCCGGGTCGTCGGTCGCGACGTAAAGAACGTCCACGAGGAGTTGACGACCCTCGAGGCGCTGGGGATCATCCGGTTCGACGACGACGGCCAGTCGAAGCGGCCGGTCTTTCCCTACGACGACCTCATCATCAGTCCCTTCGCGCACGACGGCGGTGATTCCGCCCCCGCTACTCCCTAACGACCGCAGTGAGCGCCGGATCTATTCGCTATCGGATTCGAGATCGTCGGCATCGAGTTCCCCCTCGAGATACCGCACGCCGGGCGTAGCGATTTCGTAGTAGCCGCGCTCGACTCGAGTGACGAGTCCGTACTCGACGAGGACAGAGAGACGGCGATTGACCTGTTCGCGACTCTTGTCGATGTTCTTTCCTATGACAGCTGGCGAGAGGATGAGTCCTGACGAGTGGAGTACTTCGAGAACCCGCTCGTCAGTCGGTAACTGCATCCAATCACCGGGTTTTCGCATCGTCTAATTGTACCCGAATGGCTTCTTACGCCTATCGGTCGAACGGTATCAAATCACTGATAAACAATCCAAGAGTCATCTATTAGTGGTTAGTTTTATGCAGCTCTAATAGAGACAGTATTTTACGGGAAACGCGCTCTGTCGCTAATCAGGTCGGCAGAACGTGGGAGGCCCGGTGTCAGGGCACCGGGCCGCGACAGCTCCCGTATCAAGCTACGGAAGCCATGTCCGACGACAATTCACGGGACCATGAAGGTCCCGACCGATCCGACGTATCGACCCCATCCACGCCCGATGCCGAACTGACGGACGGCACCGTCCGCGAGCGCCTCGAGGCGATCGACCGACTCACGCGGTCGTTGCTCGGCGACATTCAAGCCGGAACGGAAACCACTCCGACTATGGATACCGACGCTCGGTCCGAGGCCTGCCGGCACGTTCGAGAGATCAGAGCCGAGGCCAGCCACGTCGGCCTCCTGCTGTTCGGCCCGGAGATGGCGATCCCCTACGACCCGGCGGCCCACGACGGCGATGCACCGAGGGTGTCTCGTAGTAGCTCGCTCACGACGGCGTTTCGAGGTCCGGTGCCCGGGGCGCTCGAGCAGAATCGGCAGCGGGACAGCGATGGATAGGTAACGGATTTCGTTCGTCAGGGCTCGTATGAACGGATTCGGCTTATTTTCGATTTCGGGCCTCTGGGGTTCTATCCTGGTCTAATTTGAGGAACTAATCGCTTATCGAGGGATGCAGATAGACAAGAAACGACGGTACGACACCAGTAGCGCTGCTAAACCAGACAGCACTCGGGAAACACGATCATCACAGTGTATGAAGGGTTTATTATATTAACTTAATAAAGATTATTATTCTATTAACTAATTAGAATATTTATATTCAATGCGATTATTGGTTGTTGGTACGATGATAGAAGATCGTAACCTAAACAGACGTAAGGTCCTACGAAATGCTGCGGCTGCTGGGACTGCATCCCTCCTTGGGATGACAGCCTCGGTTGGTGCAACGCCAGAAGAAGCATCCATCGATATTGATCAGTTGCTGGAATCGGATAGGATAGAGAAGCTCAAAAAAGAAATCCCTGACCTCAAATTCCGTTCGGAAGACGCCCGCGTACTCGGGGGCAAGAAGGTGTTGTCGCTATTCCTGCAAATCACGGGACGGCTCTTACTCGCGCACAAGGAGAGACAGACGCCGCAAGTTTCTATTTCGAC contains the following coding sequences:
- a CDS encoding HVO_A0114 family putative DNA-binding protein, producing the protein MPTTNVLLVTIGDGDGLYEEGLEAIRTLRGGESVDRPATVTFANERQLSDVFNERTYTLLRVIRDEHPDSIRETARVVGRDVKNVHEELTTLEALGIIRFDDDGQSKRPVFPYDDLIISPFAHDGGDSAPATP
- a CDS encoding helix-turn-helix domain-containing protein yields the protein MRKPGDWMQLPTDERVLEVLHSSGLILSPAVIGKNIDKSREQVNRRLSVLVEYGLVTRVERGYYEIATPGVRYLEGELDADDLESDSE